From a region of the Leptospira kmetyi serovar Malaysia str. Bejo-Iso9 genome:
- a CDS encoding SPL family radical SAM protein, whose product MRSDNFISPKRFSHIYVEESAKNHPNTSAILSKFPESIPVSIDSYKEVFNPSAQNFQAQKRSPKLILAKRKEQFLYSGSGVAPDFGYRFFYYNALVLNCLYNCSYCYLQGMYSSANLVVFVNNEDYIRETKEQLELSKPLYLCISYDTDLLALENILGYCKEWILFASENPDLIVEIRTKSANFKSIADLKPTSNIILAWTLSPESVILEHEPLTPRLSSRLKNIRDALNAGWQVRLCLDPILNVPNWKSVYQEFVRAIFREIPGEKLREISLGVFRMNSDYFKNSKKRRSDSYLYYLPMETHVGVKSYPTELEKEMFDTVEKELEVFVPREKIHRLVASEMETK is encoded by the coding sequence TTCGGCAATTCTTTCCAAATTTCCGGAATCGATTCCGGTTTCCATCGATTCGTACAAGGAAGTTTTTAATCCTTCCGCACAGAATTTTCAGGCCCAAAAAAGAAGTCCGAAACTTATATTAGCAAAACGTAAAGAACAATTCTTATATTCCGGCTCGGGAGTCGCGCCCGACTTCGGTTATCGTTTTTTTTATTACAACGCGCTCGTACTCAATTGTCTTTATAATTGTTCGTATTGTTATCTTCAGGGAATGTATTCTTCCGCGAACCTCGTGGTTTTCGTAAACAACGAGGATTATATCCGGGAAACCAAGGAACAACTCGAACTTTCCAAACCGCTTTATCTTTGTATATCCTACGATACGGATCTTCTCGCGCTCGAAAACATATTAGGATATTGTAAAGAATGGATCTTGTTCGCGAGCGAGAATCCGGATTTGATCGTGGAAATCAGAACCAAAAGCGCGAATTTCAAATCGATCGCGGATCTGAAGCCGACTTCGAATATCATTCTCGCTTGGACGCTTTCTCCCGAATCGGTGATTTTGGAGCACGAACCATTGACTCCGAGACTTTCTTCCCGATTGAAAAACATAAGGGACGCGTTGAACGCGGGTTGGCAGGTTCGTCTTTGTTTGGATCCGATTCTCAACGTTCCGAATTGGAAATCCGTTTATCAAGAATTCGTTCGCGCGATTTTCCGAGAAATTCCCGGAGAAAAACTTCGCGAAATCAGTCTCGGAGTTTTTCGGATGAATTCGGATTATTTTAAGAACTCCAAAAAAAGAAGATCGGATTCCTATCTTTATTATCTTCCGATGGAAACGCACGTCGGAGTTAAATCCTATCCGACAGAATTGGAAAAAGAAATGTTCGATACGGTCGAAAAAGAATTGGAAGTCTTTGTTCCTCGGGAAAAAATCCACAGACTCGTGGCAAGCGAAATGGAAACAAAATGA
- a CDS encoding carbon-nitrogen family hydrolase, with protein sequence MNPGELNVALVQCDLSWENQDANYEHVRKLIRSSLEKNKNEKADLILLPETFATGFTMRSERIAEPDEGPTETFLREISKETQAVVCAGWIRKNPDGKPFNTVSVVNPNGEIILRYSKIHPFTFGGEDRHYSSGSEIISYDLNGFRITPFICYDIRFPEIFRRLAGETDIFTIHANWPIPRIHHWELILKTRAIENQAYVFGVNRIGIAGYNKSVHHNGHSLAVEPNGEFTDAGEEVETILFHKAFQKSISDYRENFPVLPDRKDPAGIRVRIAEHSSQI encoded by the coding sequence TTGAATCCCGGTGAACTCAACGTGGCTCTTGTTCAATGCGATCTTTCTTGGGAGAACCAAGATGCGAATTACGAACACGTGCGAAAGCTGATTCGTTCTTCTCTTGAAAAAAACAAAAACGAAAAAGCGGATCTGATTCTTTTGCCCGAAACTTTCGCAACGGGTTTTACGATGAGATCGGAAAGAATCGCCGAACCCGACGAGGGTCCGACCGAAACTTTTTTAAGAGAGATTTCCAAAGAAACGCAAGCCGTCGTTTGCGCAGGTTGGATCCGGAAGAATCCGGACGGAAAACCGTTCAACACGGTCAGCGTAGTAAATCCGAACGGTGAAATCATATTAAGATATTCTAAAATTCATCCGTTTACGTTCGGCGGCGAGGATCGCCATTACAGTTCGGGTTCGGAAATCATCAGCTACGATCTCAACGGTTTCAGAATCACTCCGTTCATCTGTTATGACATTCGTTTTCCGGAAATCTTCCGAAGACTGGCCGGTGAAACGGACATCTTTACGATCCACGCAAACTGGCCGATTCCGAGAATTCATCACTGGGAATTGATCCTCAAAACAAGAGCGATCGAAAATCAGGCTTATGTTTTCGGAGTGAATCGGATCGGGATCGCCGGTTACAACAAAAGCGTTCATCACAACGGACATTCTCTCGCGGTCGAACCGAACGGCGAATTTACGGACGCTGGGGAAGAAGTCGAAACGATTTTATTCCACAAGGCTTTTCAAAAATCGATTTCGGATTATAGGGAGAATTTTCCGGTTCTTCCCGATCGCAAAGATCCGGCCGGAATCCGTGTTAGAATTGCGGAGCATTCTTCTCAAATCTGA
- a CDS encoding SDR family oxidoreductase, with product MKTNLEPNNALAIVTGSSKGFGKAISEFLISQGYKVVGIARTEPKSTVLKNSPLYRHVGLDLSNTKEITFKLQNILKEEPPLKILVNNAGIGNFAPHEEIPFDELERMLVVNFVSPILITKLLLRDLKKNEGWIFQIHSVSAFKESFRGAAYAGTKAGLRHFGLNLFEEIRKSGVKLISVNPDVADTDFYERLDFEKDSDPNSYLNVSEILKAFEYALSGPENLGFTEITIRPKLHKVAKKPFVRKNENPSS from the coding sequence ATGAAAACGAACTTGGAACCGAACAACGCTTTGGCGATCGTAACCGGCTCATCCAAAGGGTTCGGAAAAGCGATCTCCGAATTTTTAATTTCCCAAGGTTATAAGGTCGTCGGGATCGCGAGAACGGAGCCGAAATCGACGGTCTTAAAAAATTCTCCCTTATACCGTCACGTAGGATTGGATCTTTCGAATACGAAGGAAATCACATTCAAATTACAGAATATTCTAAAGGAAGAACCTCCCCTCAAAATTCTCGTGAACAACGCGGGCATAGGCAACTTTGCGCCTCACGAGGAAATTCCTTTCGACGAATTGGAAAGAATGCTCGTAGTAAACTTCGTTTCTCCGATTCTGATCACAAAACTGCTTTTAAGGGATTTAAAAAAGAACGAAGGCTGGATCTTTCAGATTCATTCGGTTTCGGCCTTTAAGGAATCGTTTCGAGGCGCGGCTTACGCGGGAACCAAGGCCGGTCTCAGGCATTTCGGATTAAATTTATTCGAGGAAATCCGAAAATCGGGAGTCAAATTGATAAGCGTCAACCCGGACGTCGCGGACACGGATTTTTACGAGCGCCTCGATTTTGAAAAGGATTCCGATCCGAATTCTTATTTGAACGTTTCCGAAATTTTGAAAGCGTTCGAGTATGCGCTTTCCGGTCCCGAGAATTTGGGTTTTACCGAAATTACGATTCGTCCTAAACTTCATAAGGTTGCCAAGAAACCGTTTGTTCGGAAGAATGAAAATCCGTCTTCGTAG